A window of Thermosinus carboxydivorans Nor1 contains these coding sequences:
- the dapA gene encoding 4-hydroxy-tetrahydrodipicolinate synthase translates to MEAEGKEKARFQAKGIIPAVITPLTAEGKFNEQAMRKLINYLLDGGVHGLFVVGTTGEFYGFTPEEKREIFQVTVDETKGRVPVYAGTSGITTRESVMLTELAEECGVDAVSVLTPMFITPNQNQLFEHYKTIAANTSLPVIIYNNPPKTGINLAASTVAKLAEIPNIVGINDSSGDLTLTAEYIRLTRERDDFAVLMGRDTLIYGALCYGAAGSIASCANVAPRLCVDIYEKYMAGDWQGALEAPVYLGATAYCVWTWYFPRGH, encoded by the coding sequence ATGGAGGCAGAGGGTAAAGAGAAAGCGAGGTTCCAAGCCAAGGGGATTATTCCCGCTGTGATTACTCCGCTAACGGCGGAGGGGAAGTTCAACGAACAAGCAATGCGTAAGCTGATTAATTATTTGCTTGATGGTGGCGTGCATGGGCTGTTTGTAGTTGGCACAACCGGTGAGTTTTATGGTTTTACCCCGGAGGAGAAGCGGGAAATTTTTCAGGTTACTGTGGATGAAACCAAGGGGAGAGTGCCGGTCTATGCTGGAACGAGTGGCATTACTACTCGCGAGAGTGTAATGTTGACAGAGTTAGCCGAAGAATGTGGAGTTGATGCCGTGTCGGTTCTGACACCGATGTTTATTACGCCTAATCAAAATCAGCTGTTTGAGCACTATAAAACAATTGCGGCCAACACATCCCTTCCAGTCATTATTTACAACAATCCGCCCAAGACCGGTATCAATTTGGCTGCATCAACCGTAGCCAAGCTGGCCGAAATACCTAATATCGTCGGCATTAACGATTCAAGTGGCGATCTGACGTTAACTGCCGAGTATATTCGCCTTACCCGAGAACGTGATGATTTCGCTGTACTTATGGGACGTGACACGCTAATATATGGGGCGCTTTGTTACGGCGCAGCCGGCTCAATAGCATCCTGTGCCAATGTAGCGCCCAGGCTATGTGTTGATATTTATGAGAAATATATGGCAGGTGATTGGCAAGGCGCGCTGGAGGCTCCAGTTTACCTTGGCGCCACTGCGTATTGCGTTTGGACTTGGTACTTTCCCCGCGGTCATTAA
- the gudD gene encoding glucarate dehydratase produces the protein MNNETTKNGISGSPVVTELHVIPVAGRDSMLLNLSGAHGPFFTRNIVILKDSAGHTGVGEVPGGEKIRQTIEDARPLVVGQPIGKYNNILTTVRQRFADRDAGGRGLQTFDLRITIHAVTALEAALLDLLGQFLGVPVAALLGEGQQRDEVEMLGYLFYIGDRKKTDLPYYSAPEAKDNWLRIRHEEAMTPQAIVELAEAAYERYGFNDFKLKGGVLRGEEEMEAVIALAKRFSKARITIDPNGAWSLEEAIKLCRGKHDVLAYAEDPCGAENGYSGREIMAEFRRATGIPTATNMIATDWRQMGHAIQLHSIDIPLADPHFWTMQGSVRVAQMCHEWGLTWGSHSNNHFDISLAMFTHVGAAAPGKITALDTHWIWQEGIERLTKEPLKIVNGKVTVPDKPGLGIEVDMEQIEKAHQIYKKLGLGARDDTVAMQYLIPGWKFDNKRPCLVR, from the coding sequence ATGAATAATGAGACAACAAAAAATGGTATCTCCGGCTCGCCGGTAGTTACCGAGTTGCACGTTATTCCTGTTGCAGGGCGCGATAGCATGTTGCTTAATCTGAGCGGCGCCCATGGTCCGTTTTTTACACGCAATATTGTCATCCTAAAAGATAGCGCCGGACATACAGGTGTTGGCGAGGTTCCTGGCGGTGAAAAAATTCGCCAAACAATTGAAGATGCCCGTCCATTGGTGGTAGGACAGCCTATCGGTAAATATAACAACATATTAACTACTGTACGGCAACGTTTTGCTGATCGGGATGCAGGCGGAAGGGGACTGCAAACTTTTGATCTTCGCATTACGATCCATGCCGTAACAGCGCTAGAAGCTGCTTTACTTGATTTATTGGGGCAATTCCTTGGGGTGCCAGTTGCTGCACTGCTAGGCGAAGGTCAACAGCGGGACGAAGTAGAGATGCTTGGCTATCTCTTTTATATAGGCGATCGGAAAAAGACGGATCTTCCGTATTATAGTGCTCCCGAGGCAAAAGACAACTGGTTGCGTATTCGCCATGAAGAAGCAATGACTCCTCAGGCAATAGTGGAACTTGCTGAAGCTGCTTATGAACGCTATGGCTTTAATGACTTTAAATTGAAAGGTGGCGTATTGCGGGGCGAGGAAGAAATGGAGGCCGTTATAGCGTTAGCCAAGCGTTTCTCTAAAGCCCGAATTACCATTGACCCCAACGGCGCTTGGTCGTTAGAAGAAGCGATTAAGCTGTGCCGTGGCAAACATGATGTATTAGCATACGCGGAAGATCCTTGCGGTGCAGAAAATGGCTATTCTGGGCGGGAAATTATGGCTGAGTTCCGCCGGGCGACAGGAATCCCTACTGCTACCAATATGATTGCCACCGATTGGCGGCAAATGGGCCATGCTATTCAACTGCATTCCATCGATATTCCGCTTGCAGATCCCCATTTTTGGACCATGCAGGGTTCGGTACGAGTAGCCCAAATGTGTCATGAGTGGGGATTGACGTGGGGTTCCCATTCTAATAATCACTTTGATATTTCATTAGCCATGTTTACTCATGTTGGCGCCGCTGCTCCGGGTAAAATAACTGCTCTTGATACCCATTGGATATGGCAGGAGGGCATTGAACGTTTAACTAAAGAACCGCTCAAGATTGTAAATGGCAAGGTAACTGTACCCGATAAGCCCGGTCTTGGTATTGAAGTAGATATGGAGCAAATTGAAAAAGCCCACCAGATCTACAAAAAGCTGGGACTCGGGGCGCGCGACGACACTGTTGCGATGCAATATCTGATTCCAGGCTGGAAATTTGATAATAAGCGGCCCTGCTTGGTTCGGTAA